One genomic window of Camelina sativa cultivar DH55 chromosome 5, Cs, whole genome shotgun sequence includes the following:
- the LOC104787629 gene encoding butyrate--CoA ligase AAE11, peroxisomal-like isoform X2, with protein MDKLALCEANNVPLTPITFLKRASECYANRTSIIYGKTRFTWHQTYDRCCPLAASLLSLNITRNDVVSIIAPNVPALYEMHFSVPMTGAVLNPINTRLDAKTIAIILRHAQPKILFVDHEFASLTREVLRLLPFHDSQPHPLVILINEFDSTTNPSSKKLDYEGIIQKGKPTPFLLASTFLVRNENDPISLNYTSGTTADPKGVVISHRGAYLSALGSIIGWQMGIFPIYLWTLPMFHCNGWTHTWSVAARGGTNVCMRHLNAQEIYKNIELHGVTHMSCVPTVFRFLLEGGRTDQSHKSQPVQVLTGGSSPPAIILKKIEQLGFKVMHGYGLTEATGPVLFCEWQDEWNRLPENQQMQLKARQGVRSIALGDADVKNTETLESVPRDGKTMGEIVIKGSNLMIGYLKNPKATSEAFKDGWLNTGDIGVIHPDGHVEIKDRSKDIIISGGENISSIEVEKVLYMHPKVLEAAVVAMPHPLWGETPCAFVVLKKSEEELVTNEGGLIKYCRDNMPHFMCPRKVVFFQDLPKNSNGKILKSKLRDNANALVVKEDDPGSKKVHRENVKHVRSKL; from the exons ATGGATAAACTGGCGTTATGTGAAGCAAACAACGTTCCTCTAACTCCCATAACGTTCTTGAAGAGAGCTTCCGAGTGTTATGCTAATCGAACTTCCATAATCTATGGAAAAACTCGATTCACTTGGCATCAGACCTACGACCGTTGCTGTCCTCTCGCTgcttctctcctttctcttaACATCACCCGTAACGACGTC GTCTCGATTATTGCCCCAAACGTACCTGCACTGTACGAGATGCATTTTAGCGTTCCCATGACCGGAGCCGTACTTAACCCTATTAACACCCGTCTTGACGCTAAAACCATAGCCATCATTCTCCGCCACGCCCAACCAAAGATCTTATTTGTGGACCACGAGTTTGCCTCTTTGACCCGGGAAGTCCTTCGTCTCTTACCCTTTCACGATTCACAACCTCATCCCCTGGTAATATTAATTAACGAGTTTGATTCCACTACAAATCCTTCCTCCAAGAAGTTAGACTACGAAGGTATCATCCAAAAAGGAAAACCTACGCCCTTCCTGTTAGCAAGTACGTTCCTTGTCCGCAACGAGAATGACCCTATCTCTTTGAACTACACGTCGGGTACCACTGCCGACCCAAAAG GTGTGGTGATCAGCCATCGAGGGGCCTACTTGAGTGCTTTAGGCTCGATTATTGGCTGGCAAATGGGGATTTTCCCAATCTACCTATGGACACTACCTATGTTTCATTGCAATGGATGGACACACACATGGTCCGTTGCTGCACGTGGCGGTACTAATGTATGCATGAGACATTTGAATGCTCAAGAGATCTATAAGAATATTGAATTACATGGTGTGACGCACATGTCATGTGTTCCTACGGTCTTCAGATTTCTCCTTGAAGGAGGTCGAACAGACCAGTCACACAAGTCCCAGCCGGTTCAGGTGCTGACCGGAGGTTCTTCGCCCCCGGCTatcattttgaagaaaattgAACAGCTGGGGTTTAAAGTGATGCATGGCTATGGACTTACGGAGGCCACCGGCCCGGTTCTCTTTTGTGAGTGGCAAGACGAGTGGAACAG ACTACCAGAGAATCAACAGATGCAGTTGAAAGCAAGGCAAGGGGTAAGGAGCATAGCCCTAGGTGACGCTGATGTGAAGAACACAGAAACTCTAGAGAGTGTACCACGCGACGGGAAGACAATGGGAGAAATTGTCATTAAAGGAAGCAACTTAATGATAGGGTATCTAAAGAATCCTAAAGCAACATCTGAAGCATTTAAAGACGGATGGCTCAACACAGGAGACATTGGTGTGATTCATCCTGATGGACACGTAGAGATCAAAGATCGATCCAAAGACATCATTATCTCAGGAGGTGAAAACATCAGCAGTATTGAGGTCGAAAAAGTTCTTTACATGCATCCAAAAGTGCTCGAGGCCGCTGTGGTGGCCATGCCTCATCCTCTGTGGGGTGAAACCCCGTGTGCCTTTGTTGTTCTaaagaagagtgaagaagaattGGTGACCAATGAAGGAGGTCTCATTAAGTATTGCCGCGATAATATGCCGCATTTTATGTGTCCAAGAAAGGTAGTGTTCTTTCAAGATTTGCCAAAGAACAGCAACGGTAAGATCCTCAAGTCTAAGTTGAGAGACAACGCTAACGCCTTGGTAGTCAAGGAGGACGATCCCGGTTCCAAGAAAGTTCATCGAGAGAATGTTAAACACGTTCGTTCGAAGCTTTAA
- the LOC104787628 gene encoding uncharacterized protein LOC104787628: MTSRREDEASSSYPPPPLTSSRIYIGTQAREILATRDIKGITNLITSLCYGKETEQSSSSPKLLYEIFKHHFPNILAVKLLQIYRFGADTTTPKIRSFSLFLLDSLLMDLDDSRVGLKTESLNDIKTHLNACLYEREASDEDFKLLSRIVSRVAVDVFIGSNPWEELCIYILSLDGNKKALLMFSDLPMLLDDEFLIPLLDNGLGLKIVNVLLMNQDCDDEEEWCLALEAAFGLILQLVTVKRESLVWDLVYAILKSVWEMVNVKRREIVVRKSFVRVARIVGREALRFSEAEYEVVSRLGFMIQRMNGVSDVTLMMVTMIHEVLERYYMGGQPFHTGLLNQFP; encoded by the coding sequence ATGACTTCTCGTCGTGAAGACGAAGCTTCTTCCTCATACCCACCACCCCCACTCACCTCATCACGTATCTACATCGGAACCCAAGCAAGAGAGATCCTCGCAACACGTGACATCAAAGGAATCACAAACCTCATCACTAGCCTCTGTTACggtaaagaaacagagcaatcaTCTTCATCTCCGAAGCTTCTCTACGAAATCTTCAAGCACCATTTCCCAAACATCTTAGCCGTGAAGCTCCTCCAAATCTACAGGTTCGGTGCCGATACAACAACCCCAAAGATTCGATCTTTCTCACTCTTTCTCCTCGATTCACTTCTCATGGATCTCGACGACTCAAGGGTCGGTTTGAAAACAGAGTCTTTGAATGACATCAAAACCCATTTGAATGCTTGTCTTTACGAGCGAGAAGCTTCGGATGAAGACTTCAAACTCCTCTCAAGAATCGTATCTCGTGTCGCTGTTGATGTTTTCATAGGAAGCAACCCTTGGGAAGAGCTCTGTATTTACATTCTCTCACTTGACGGGAATAAAAAAGCTCTTTTGATGTTCAGTGATTTGCCAATGCTTCTTGATGATGAGTTCTTGATTCCGCTGTTGGACAATGGTCTTGGTTTAAAGATCGTTAACGTGTTGTTGATGAATCAAGAttgtgatgatgaagaggagTGGTGTTTAGCTTTGGAAGCTGCGTTTGGTTTGATTCTTCAGCTTGTGACTGTGAAGAGGGAGAGtttggtttgggatttggtttaCGCGATTTTGAAATCGGTTTGGGAGATGGTTAAcgtgaagagaagagagatcgTTGTGCGTAAAAGTTTCGTTAGGGTTGCAAGGATAGTGGGAAGAGAAGCTTTGAGGTTCAGTGAGGCTGAGTATGAAGTTGTGTCACGTTTAGGTTTCATGATACAGAGGATGAATGGAGTTAGTGATGTTACGTTGATGATGGTGACTATGATTCATGAAGTTCTCGAGAGGTATTACATGGGAGGTCAACCATTTCATACTGGTTTGCTTAACCAGTTCCcgtaa
- the LOC104787630 gene encoding uncharacterized oxidoreductase At4g09670, giving the protein MADNKTVCFGLLGCIKYASKFVRTVTQSSNAVIIAISDPCLETAKTFATTNNLSPENVTIYGSYQELLNDANIDAVYLTMPVTQRGKWAVTAAEKKKHVLVEKPPAQDATELDKIVEACECNGVQFMDDTVWLHHQRTAKIKETMFDSGLLGDVRHMYSTMTTPVSENLTKEAMGLAGAIGELACPIGAVLWAMSYQMPIFVRALPSSVCTNSTGTIMSCSASLQFGTTATAIVHCSFLSQLSTDLSISGSKGSFQMNDYVIPYKEDTAWFEYTSGAKFVDMHIGWNVMPKRVTFDCGGTGESQEAMMLREFTRLVEGIKRGYSEADRRWPEISRKTQLVVDAVKKSVDIGCEVVHL; this is encoded by the exons atggCTGACAACAAAACGGTGTGCTTTGGTCTTCTTGGTTGCATCAAATACGCATCAAAGTTCGTCAGAACAGTAACACAATCCTCAAACGCCGTCATCATCGCAATCAGTGATCCATGTCTCGAAACCGCAAAAACTTTCGCCACCACCAACAATTTATCGCCGGAGAACGTCACTATATACGGAAGCTACCAAGAACTGCTCAACGATGCAAACATCGATGCAGTGTACTTGACGATGCCGGTAACGCAGCGAGGGAAATGGGCAGTGACAGctgcggagaagaagaagcatgttCTTGTTGAGAAACCACCGGCTCAAGACGCGACGGAGCTGGACAAGATCGTGGAGGCGTGTGAATGTAACGGTGTTCAGTTTATGGACGATACGGTTTGGTTGCATCATCAACGGACGGCTAAGATTAAAGAAACGATGTTTGATTCTGGATTGCTTGGAGATGTTCGCCAC ATGTATAGTACGATGACAACTCCGGTATCAGAGAACCTGACTAAAGAAGCTATGGGTTTAGCCGGAGCTATTGGAGAGCTTGCGTGCCCTATAGGTGCAGTTCTATGGGCTATGTCTTACCAAATGCCAATATTTGTCAGGGCTCTTCCCTCCTCTGTTTGCACAAACTCAACTGGGACTATCATGTCCTGCTCTGCCTCCCTTCAGTTTGGTACAACCGCAACCGCAATCGTCCATTGCTCTTTCCTCTCTCAACTTTCGACTGACCTATCTATCTCAG GGTCAAAAGGTTCGTTTCAAATGAATGACTATGTCATACCTTACAAAGAGGACACGGCTTGGTTCGAGTACACAAGTGGTGCTAAGTTCGTGGACATGCACATTGGTTGGAACGTAATGCCAAAGAGAGTTACCTTTGATTGTGGCGGAACTGGTGAGTCGCAAGAGGCAATGATGCTGAGAGAGTTCACTCGGCTTGTTGAAGGAATCAAGCGGGGCTATTCAGAGGCTGATCGTAGGTGGCCAGAGATCAGTAGGAAGACACAGTTGGTGGTTGATGCTGTGAAGAAATCTGTTGATATAGGTTGTGAAGTAGTTCATCTGTAA
- the LOC104787629 gene encoding butyrate--CoA ligase AAE11, peroxisomal-like isoform X1, translating to MDKLALCEANNVPLTPITFLKRASECYANRTSIIYGKTRFTWHQTYDRCCPLAASLLSLNITRNDVVSIIAPNVPALYEMHFSVPMTGAVLNPINTRLDAKTIAIILRHAQPKILFVDHEFASLTREVLRLLPFHDSQPHPLVILINEFDSTTNPSSKKLDYEGIIQKGKPTPSLLASTFLVRNENDPISLNYTSGTTADPKGVVISHRGAYLSALGSIIGWQMGIFPIYLWTLPMFHCNGWTHTWSVAARGGTNVCMRHLNAQEIYKNIELHGVTHMSCVPTVFRFLLEGGRTDQSHKSQPVQVLTGGSSPPAIILKKIEQLGFKVMHGYGLTEATGPVLFCEWQDEWNRLPENQQMQLKARQGVRSIALGDADVKNTETLESVPRDGKTMGEIVIKGSNLMIGYLKNPKATSEAFKDGWLNTGDIGVIHPDGHVEIKDRSKDIIISGGENISSIEVEKVLYMHPKVLEAAVVAMPHPLWGETPCAFVVLKKSEEELVTNEGGLIKYCRDNMPHFMCPRKVVFFQDLPKNSNGKILKSKLRDNANALVVKEDDPGSKKVHRENVKHVRSKL from the exons ATGGATAAACTGGCGTTATGTGAAGCAAACAACGTTCCTCTAACTCCCATAACGTTCTTGAAGAGAGCTTCCGAGTGTTATGCTAATCGAACTTCCATAATCTATGGAAAAACTCGATTCACTTGGCATCAGACCTACGACCGTTGCTGTCCTCTCGCTgcttctctcctttctcttaACATCACCCGTAACGACGTC GTCTCGATTATTGCCCCAAACGTACCTGCACTGTACGAGATGCATTTTAGCGTTCCCATGACCGGAGCCGTACTTAACCCTATTAACACCCGTCTTGACGCTAAAACCATAGCCATCATTCTCCGCCACGCCCAACCAAAGATCTTATTTGTGGACCACGAGTTTGCCTCTTTGACCCGGGAAGTCCTTCGTCTCTTACCCTTTCACGATTCACAACCTCATCCCCTGGTAATATTAATTAACGAGTTTGATTCCACTACAAATCCTTCCTCCAAGAAGTTAGACTACGAAG GTATCATCCAAAAAGGAAAACCTACGCCCTCCCTGTTAGCAAGTACGTTCCTTGTCCGCAACGAGAATGACCCTATCTCTTTGAACTACACGTCGGGTACCACTGCCGACCCAAAAGGTGTGGTGATCAGCCATCGAGGGGCCTACTTGAGTGCTTTAGGCTCGATTATTGGCTGGCAAATGGGGATTTTCCCAATCTACCTATGGACACTACCTATGTTTCATTGCAATGGATGGACACACACATGGTCCGTTGCTGCACGTGGCGGTACTAATGTATGCATGAGACATTTGAATGCTCAAGAGATCTATAAGAATATTGAATTACATGGTGTGACGCACATGTCATGTGTTCCTACGGTCTTCAGATTTCTCCTTGAAGGAGGTCGAACAGACCAGTCACACAAGTCCCAGCCGGTTCAGGTGCTGACCGGAGGTTCTTCGCCCCCGGCTatcattttgaagaaaattgAACAGCTGGGGTTTAAAGTGATGCATGGCTATGGACTTACGGAGGCCACCGGCCCGGTTCTCTTTTGTGAGTGGCAAGACGAGTGGAACAG ACTACCAGAGAATCAACAGATGCAGTTGAAAGCAAGGCAAGGGGTAAGGAGCATAGCCCTAGGTGACGCTGATGTGAAGAACACAGAAACTCTAGAGAGTGTACCACGCGACGGGAAGACAATGGGAGAAATTGTCATTAAAGGAAGCAACTTAATGATAGGGTATCTAAAGAATCCTAAAGCAACATCTGAAGCATTTAAAGACGGATGGCTCAACACAGGAGACATTGGTGTGATTCATCCTGATGGACACGTAGAGATCAAAGATCGATCCAAAGACATCATTATCTCAGGAGGTGAAAACATCAGCAGTATTGAGGTCGAAAAAGTTCTTTACATGCATCCAAAAGTGCTCGAGGCCGCTGTGGTGGCCATGCCTCATCCTCTGTGGGGTGAAACCCCGTGTGCCTTTGTTGTTCTaaagaagagtgaagaagaattGGTGACCAATGAAGGAGGTCTCATTAAGTATTGCCGCGATAATATGCCGCATTTTATGTGTCCAAGAAAGGTAGTGTTCTTTCAAGATTTGCCAAAGAACAGCAACGGTAAGATCCTCAAGTCTAAGTTGAGAGACAACGCTAACGCCTTGGTAGTCAAGGAGGACGATCCCGGTTCCAAGAAAGTTCATCGAGAGAATGTTAAACACGTTCGTTCGAAGCTTTAA